The DNA sequence cacccaccacaatgcctggctatttttgggttgtagttgtcattgtttggcaggcccaggctggattcgaacctgctggctctggtgtatgtggctggtgccttagccacttgagctgcaaGTGCCAAGccctattttactttttaagaaaggCAGAAACCTAGAGTGAACAAATAACTGAAAACAGGtttaaaaaccaaattaaaattataaaaactaaggaaattgtCACTGAAAGCCCAgtcttagaatttttatttaaaaagtactttaaaatgcTACCTGTCATTTTGGACATTATGTATAATAATCCAACTGTAAAAGATACTGCTTAAGATGATTATGACCTTAGTCTAAAATGTGGTCCATAAGATCTCAGCTTTCTTGGTCAGCTCGCCTCCTATAAGATTGTTATCTATTCAGCTTTGAAGACTACCAAATTTCAactatttttcttgaaaattagttttcttttctccataccCACACAAGCAATAAATAAGCACAAGTGTTTCTGTAATGTCGTATATATCTCCTTTATTATTCCTCTAAGGCTCTTCTTGCTGCATTAATAGCTTCAAGAGTCAGTCCCTTCCCCTAGCTTGAAGGTAGTTAAGTTTTAAAATGAGTCCTTCACTATTGATCCTGTGACACACCTCAAAAGTAAGTAGGGCAAATATGAACTTTGCTAAGGTCAGGGAGACAAGTGTTCAAAATCACTTCTCTGCCACCTTGGTTAAGATTATCATttagggtgcggtggctcacgtctgtgaatcctagcactctgggagatgagGCGGGCTCCAGTAGTCTCAGCtggggaggcggaagcaagaggatcacttgagcccaagagtttgaggttgctgtgaactatgatggcacagcacttgactgagggcaacaaagtgagactctgtctcaaaaaaaaaaaaaaaaaaaaaaaaaaagtcatttaaagtACATACAATAGCACCTACTGGTTTTGAGTACTCATTCACTGGGGAGAAGTCACACTAATAGTTACAAATTTCTGCTCTGGCCTTGAATCATTTTCAATAATTCTCTCCATTTTCACTAAATTACTAACATCAATGTCCTGGTGTGGCATGACTATGTTAATCTTTACTTCCAACTATTATTACACAGTAGTTTACCTCACCAAACTGAACGTGTAGGCTAGAATTTAGGTTCTCTGTGTTAAATgtaatgggaatgcaaattatgtGTTGATTGAAATTATAGCTGGAGTTCCAATCTGTCCCAGGACCAAAACCACAACAGGATACACAGCATTgctaggtgaggtggctcagggctataatcttagcactctgggagaccaaggtgggtagactgcttgagcttgagttcaagatcagcctgagcaagagtgagacccctgcctttaaaaaacagctgggtgttgtggtaggtgcctgtagttccagacaCTCCAGAGactaaggtaagagaattacttgagcccaagagtttgaggttgcggtgagctatgccGCCCTGGCACTCTCCCaatgacacagtgagattctgtttccaaaCAAGCCCCCATGCCCCAAACATACAGCAGTTAtaaatttgatataaaatatcAACCAATATACTTGGGAAAGATacttataaaaattatacctttttCAGAATAAGTAATATTAAGGTGATTGTCTCTAGgaataaatgttttttagaaTTTAATGCAATTTAGGCTTAACTTGCATAAAAtaccatttatcttttttttttttttgtagagacagagtctcactttatggccctcggtagagtgccatggcatcacacagctcacagcaatctccaactcctgggcttaagcgattctcttgcctcagcctcccgagtagctgggactacaggcgcctgccataacgcccggctattttttggttgcagtttggccagggccgggtttgaacccgccaccctcggtatatggggccggcaccttactgactgagccaaaTACCATTTATCTTAACTTGATAACCAATCTGGTTTATTAGGATTGGAACTAAATAAAAGTTGTTGactgaggtataatttattaCCTAAAAAGACAATGTTGACAATGGTGCTTTCTACTTTTTGTGGTGTACTTACAATAAAGGAGCAAATAAAAAACCTAcagcccaatttaaaaaaataatacctaaTGTTAAAACGCCATGCTTTTCCTTGACAAACACCACAATCACAAGCTCTAAATAGGAAGAGTGAACAGTTCCGCATTATCATCACTGGAGTTTACATACCATTGAAGTTCATAGATGAAAATATCCTATAGATATGACACATATGGATGCTCCAAAATATTCGGCcaagttttttcttcttcttacccTTTTGGGGGTAGATCTATCTCTGGCCCATCACTTGCTCCCTGCCAGGCATCCCTTGCCTTTCTTACCTCTATTAAAACTGGTGGTCAAAAGAGCTCCTTCGGAAGAACCGTTTTATAGTTCAGACTTTACAGTCAATCTTTTCTATCTGAATGCCTTCCAAATTCAAAACCTGAGCTGGGTCAGTGTAAACTCAGCAGAAGTGTCCAACCTTAGTTCCCCTCTGCTACCCAccagaagaataagagttgtcttgggccacacacatTAAATGAACAAAACACTAAGGACAGCTGAttagccccccccccccaaaagtcCACGATTATTTTTCCTGATATCCcacaccacaggtaagcaaaaaaaaaaaaaaaatccaccccccccccccccccaatcagAATGCAGCCTGCAAGTCATGGGTTGAACACTCCTGAATTGTAAAGAATAGTTCATTTATTTGTAGGAGTTAGGGGCATGAAAGAGTTTCACGATGCAAAGAAAAGTTGTGTTATCTGTAAGTGGGAAAGGCATCAGtaaagaaacagagacatagaagTATGAAATAGCATAGAACTCTTTAGATGGTATGCATTTTAGCAATCAGGGGATGTGTTATGTGAACCAAGATTATTGAAATTGCCATTATTTCAAGTAAAAGGCAATGATTTGAACAGAAATAAAGAAGGCTGGGGTATAATTTATACACATAACCATTCAGGTATAGTTAAAGAAAGTTCTTAAGAATGAAGTATTTAACCTCAAGCTTAGCATTTTCGTGAGTTCAAGGAACACGGGGCCCCAGGTAAATCTTTACATAGTACCCACAGCTCAGAAGCTAGCAGAAGATGGaggtaggcggcgcctgtggctcagtcggtaaggcgccagccccatataccaagggtggcaggttcaagcccggcctcggctgaactgcaaccaaaaaacagctggacgttgtggcgggcgcctgtagtcccagctacttgggaggctgaggcaagagaattgcttaagcccaggagttggaggttgctgtgagctgtgtgatgccacggcactctaccgagggccataaagtgagactgtgtctctataaaaaaaaaaaaaaaaaaaaaaaactgaaaagttaTTAGAAAATACAATAGGCACAAATGAAATTGCCCAGGGAGAACATATAATGCATGAAGGCAAAGGAAGTTATTCCAAGTAGTATAACCacagtaaagtaaaaaaaaaaaaaaaaaattaagaccacAAGAGATTCATGGATTCGTTAACAAGATATATGCTGATTAaaagtacaaaacaaaaaaaggatgtTCACATTCACACAGAAAATGGCCTGTTTTCCTTAATAGGAAGCAGTGAAGCTAACAACATTCTGAAAAATACCTTAAATCTACTGACTTCATGTTTTAGTCTCTTGTAAGCAGAAATAACTGCTACAAGGGAAAGGGAGATATACAGTATATAACAAAGTGACTCTTGAAGTTATTCAAGTGTTCTTACAGAAAAAAGCTTTGAAGGTTATATTCTTTGTACTAAGTAAACATTTACATGCAGTTACTAAGTAACTGAAAAAAACCTACAAACTAGCAAGGATTTAAGGATATACAAATGAATTAAGAACCCAATCTTGTTTTCAAACTACCAAAAGCCTACAACTGAGACTAAAGGAAACAGCACAACCTTGACCTCAGGTTCTTTTCAGAACCAGCAAGTATTTCCTTCTAGTACCACACATCTGAGTTCTGTCAAAAGCCAGATTTGGGATACAAATTATCTCTGTTGAGTAACTCCCCACTCTCAACACCTGTCAAGAGGAGAAGCccttaaaaaaatcattagatttgtttCTGGCTACTACATCTAGTTTGGCCAAgtggaaataaggaaaaataaaaacctacctTACACCAAAAAAAGCCCTTAAAATGTTTTGAACTGCTGGAGATTTTCACGTATTGaggttcaaaaaactaaaaatatacagCTTATATATTGCAACAGTGCTTTAAAGAGGTaggctttaatattttataaaagagtaggaaccttaataaatatttaccacAAGTGCTTACAactccatcttttatttttaaaaactataaaagggCAACAGAAAGCAACACAGAGGTGCAAACAGCCTTAACTTCACGGATTAAAAAGCTAGCAGTTTTTATTCTGTATTactaatgtcttttttaaaaagtctctatttttaaaaaagcaagtcCTACTTAATAAGATTACACATTCTTTTAGTATGTGCAGACAGGAAGGATACCGGAAGAACAGAAAGAACAGAAGGAATACAAAGTTTGAAAAGGGTCCTTAAGTTCTTACAGCATAGTCCTTGGCTGCTTGTACTTTTTAAGCAATTAACGTGTTTCTGGGTGTTATTTACGCCTTTACATTTGCTGACAAactttggaattatttttctatttgtatctgAGAAACTTTACGTCTTCTCATAAAATAATCGATTCTTGACATTGTGACTCTAGGAGACTCGCTCCTTGCTACACATCCCACTGGCCCTCAGAACTCCGTAGTTGATTCCTAGTCCCCATCAGGGACCTACCACCTTACATAAGTATACTTTGCAGGGAGAAAGGCAGATAAGAAAACAGGGCGCCAAACCTCCTCCACCAACAGCCGTCACACCCCGCAAGGAGTGTCCTCCGGGGGCTTTCCCCCAGGAGCTGTagcagtgggggaagggaagctCTTTCAAACAAGTCATCTCTTCCTCTTCAGGCCGCCAACGCCGACCGCGCCACCATCTCCTCCGCCCAAGCCCGGTCCCCTCCCCCGCCCCAGCCTGAGTGTGAGCCAAACCCCACAGGAATGCAGCCCGGTCACATGCGCTGCGGCGGCGGTGGACGTGCCTCTCCCCCCGCGCCCCAAGGAGACCCAGCGCCATCTTGCCCTGACGCAGTTACAAAAGTCACGGGAGAAAGCCTGTCTCCTCGTCCGCGCCAGCGCCCCAAAGTTTCGCAGAGGCCGAGCCGGGGCCCTCACCTCGCGCAGGGACAGGAGAAAATAGGGAAGAACCTTGCGATTCCCTTCGCCACTGCTTGGGTTCCATACCAGCCGCTGCAGCAACGATCCCCATCGTCacttctccctctctgcctttgCAACAGTCTCCCCCTACGGCTTTGGCCCCACCCGCTACTGCAGGATGAGGTCATCGCTAGCCAATTACGACGCGTCCGACAGACCACGTCGGGCACCGATTGGCTGACGAGACCTCCTCTGCCTCGCCCCACTCCGCTTACCCAGCGCTCAGGATCGCCGTGGGGCAAGGGGAAGACGGAAACCGCCATTTCGGGGAAAGACCTCGAAAACAAGAGCTGGAGTATTATTTTAGTGGGGAAacccttgttttattctttggtcTTCCCCATTTTTTTCTTCGAGATAAATGTCTCACTGTCCCTCCCTCGTTTAATCACCGCCACATAAGGAATTCCCGCTCCCCTCCCCGTAAATTGTCCCGCCGGCAGGGAAATCCTTCCCCGGGGCCAGGAGAAGTATAGGAGGCAGCAACGGCAACTGCACCGGCGGCAACGGCAGCTTTTTACCCCGAAACACGGTAGCAGGGAGGCGGCGTTGACGGTGGCTGCATTAATCAGGCTGCTTCTCCCCCCGACCTCTTCCGTTTCTCGCTCCTCCATCGAGACGGCGCTGGACTCGCCAGCTCCGCTTTTATCCGGTGCTCGGAGCCTGCGCACTGGAGCCTCCTCAGCCCCTAGTGGGCGTCGAGTGTCACCCCAACCGGGTTCATCCAGCACTGGAGGCCAGActtgggtgggggaagaggagaagggggagaggaaaggggagacgGGATTGAGTAGGTTTTGGAGGTGGGAGAAAGTGCATCATTTTCGGAGGGATATAGGATGGGGCTTGTTCTCAGGCCCTACGATCTTTATCCTTTCACCCAATAGTGGCATGCCCAAGCTCACTTATAGCCAGACTTCCAATCCCACCAAATACCGAAACTTCCCCAAACCTTGAGTGAATTGTTGAACGCATCTATTGTGAAAAAGATCTGTACCCTTCACTACCTCCAGTTTGTTATCCTCGAGCCTCCGCGGAGAGGAAACGGCGGGCGGCAGCCCACAAGCAAAATGGCGGCGAGAGGcttcatccccctccctctctgcccctgCGGAGCGGGGCGGGCGAGCCCCGTGCACTTGCCGCCGCCGCGGCcgccgcggccgccgccgccgccgccgccgtcgCCGCCATTTTCCCAGAGCGAGAGGCAGTGACACTGAGCGGGCGCAGGGGGCCGAGTCGGAGACGGTGCCTGAGTTCGGGAGCGGCAAGAGAGGGGACTAAGACACTCCAAGCAGCCTTGCCATCACCTCTGCGTTCCTGCTGACTGTCAGGGTGCCCCCTCCCCTAACTCCTTGGTTCCTGGTGAAGAGGCTGCGCGCTGCTGTTTGGGGAAGGGGTGTGTGGAGCCGGGTCTTCCGCAGAGGCTGCTGTCGGGGGGTCGCCTGATCGCGGAGGTGTGGAGAGACTCCTTGGGGGTCGAACACGTAACGGGGTTCGGGTGTCTGGTGTGTGAACATCACAGGTCAGTGCCTGTCGCCTCCGTGGGAGTTCCTGGGGCTTGCGGGGTGAGGGGACTTGTGTTTCCAGGGGGGGAGGGAAGTCTCTCATCTTTATGCTTCGGCGGGGAGAGTCGACTGTGACTCTCGGGTGTTTTGCCGGGGCAAGACGTTGCTTGTTTCAATTGAATTTGTCCTCTCTGTTCCCTGTCCCTAGAAATGGAGCATTATGGCGGGTTTTAGTGCTGGTGAAGGGGAAACTGGCAGTTAAACCCCCTTGAGAGTGGGAGTTAGGGAGGGGGCGCACTCCTCTTTGGCAGCGGGTTAGGGCCGCCGGAGTGAGGAGGGAGGCTGTTGACTGTTAGCAGGGTTTGTGTCCGGGCGGTCCCCGGAGCTGCCAGCTCTCCCTGTTCTCAGCCGCGTCTGGTTCAGGTGCTGGGAAGCCGTATAGGCCCCATTTTCTCCTTCCACGTCTTGACTGGCAGTCTCTGGTATATGTTCTCGTCAATACGAGGGGGGTTAAAAAGAATGCCGTGGGCATCTCCCTTTGTGGGAGAGCGAGACAGCTCCTCATCCTCTCCCGGAGAGGGCAAGCCCGCCCCTGAGGTGGTCACCCCAGCACCCAGCCTCCTCAGTCTCCTCCCCCACTCTTCTTGCATTACCGCGGTCCTTTACTATGCCGAGCCCTAGAGTCCACAATATGGCTCATTTCGGAAAAGCTTATTTTGACCAAGGGATTGGCACAAACCCTGTGGCAGCGGACACAGATGAGAAACAAACGGTTCACTGTGctgaatgggggaagggggagaaaaaaCAACAATCCAGACTGCTTTCTTGCACTGGCCTTAGTTCCGTATAGATCCATCTTTGCTGGGCTGTCTTAGGAATGGTACAATTTAAAGTCAAAGAGAAGTAGCTGAAGTTAGCTTTGGAGTAAACA is a window from the Nycticebus coucang isolate mNycCou1 chromosome 11, mNycCou1.pri, whole genome shotgun sequence genome containing:
- the LOC128560033 gene encoding uncharacterized protein LOC128560033, which gives rise to MAVSVFPLPHGDPERWVSGVGRGRGGLVSQSVPDVVCRTRRNWLAMTSSCSSGWGQSRRGRLLQRQRGRSDDGDRCCSGWYGTQAVAKGIARFFPIFSCPCASKGSLTTRMTNVADKEKIVGRIAATTHLWQGPGLSGLFVILEARKMFIDVFT